The DNA sequence TGCAAGTCCGCCCCTCTCGGATAACATATGAACTTCATCAATGACGTCATCTTCATTTTTAGCGTTTGAGAAATGAAGCGTTGTCTCGCCATTACTCTGTATGAGGACGAATTTTCCATTCATTATAGTAACAAGCCCGTATGCCTGCATAGGTGTCGGTGCGACTTCTTCAAGTACCTCATTACTCTTTGTGCAGAGGTATACTCCTCTCGTGTTTAGTCTGTCTGAAAAGCTGACGATCTTGATGCACTCCAGGTCTATAGCATCGTCGCCGAGCTGTTTTCTGATTTCCCACGGTATCCTGTAAGTCAGGATCTTTTTAGCGTCAGTGGTGGATTCTAGCATAAAAGCCCTCTCCTTCTTTGATTTTTGTCAAAGATTGATTACTGAAGATAAGTGGTTGCTCAGACGTATTAAACTACTCTGGGATGTTCACGAAAAAATCCGTCAATTGCTATGTATTATTTACCTCGTCGGGGAATCTTCCGAACATTTACATAAGATGTCAGTTAAGTTAGTCGATTTGGTAAAAATGGGCTCGCAGTCATCGTATTTTTATAATAATAAAGATATATTATAAATCGGGATATTATTGCTCATCTAATTGTGACTTATGTATTTTTATAAAAAAGAAATTTTCGAAAATCGGTAAAAGGATAAATACAGGTTATATTTTAAAAGTGTTGAGGAATTGCCTTTTCAGGGCCGGCAGACAATTGTGATAGTGTTTTATTTTCCGAAATGTATTACAACATTGAGGAAATTAATTTTATTATATGTTGATTGACTTTTTTCCATGCTTAAGATACGGGATCCGGTGAAAATAATGGATATAGAGCTGATGCCTGAAAACATTAGAGAACTTTTAAAATATAGAAAATTATTCGAAGTCGTAAAACTTTCCGTCGAAACAGGCCTGTACTCCCATATGGATACGCCTAAGACAGTGAGCGATCTATCGGAAGCGACAGGCATCGAGCCTGGATTTTTGGAGCGCCTCCTGAAAGCCCTGGGCAAATTCGGATACGTCCAAATACTCAAGGATGGCGATAAGATCGCTTATGTAAATACCCCTGTTTCGGACCAGTACCTGAACAGCGATAGCCTCACATATATCGGTACAAAGGTATTCGAGGATATTGAGACAGGGACGCTGCTACAAAATTATATCAGGGAAGGCCCGGCGACTGTTACTATCACCAATGATTTCTGGTCTCCGGAACTTTTAGAATGGATCGCGTCGATGTCTTTAACTGGCGGGGTACAGTCTACCGTCAGCGTAGTCGACCTGTCAGGCCGCAAAAAGATGCTGGACATAGGCGGAGGCCACGGCCTATACAGCATATTTTTTACGAAAAAATACCCGGGATTGAGGTCGTATGTACTGGACCTGCCACAGGTGGCCGAACTGACAAAAAACTACATAGCAAAATTTAACGCCGAGGGGCAGGTGGAAGCGATACCGGGTGATTATCACGATCTTAAAACGGCAGAAAAATATGACGTCGTGCTAGTATCTAATGTGACGTCGTCCCTGGAAGATTTCAAGTATCTGATGTCATTATCGTATGAACTTCTTGAAAAGGGCGGCCTTATAGTCCTCAGGAACTATGTTTCTGACCTGGCTGATGACTGGTCATCGCTCGTCGCTCTCGAAAGATTTTCAAGGCGAGGCAAGGACAGCTTTTCATCCGTGCAAATAATGGATGCGCTAAAGGGGGCAGGATTCGCTACTATAAAAAAACTATACTCAGCAGAGGGTATTCTGATATTACAGGCTGAAAAACCATGATGGGGCCTTGCCAAGAAAACGTGCGAACATTAATTGCATTGTTGCGGATGAGATATGAAAAGCGCCCCGACTGGGACTTGAACCCAGGTCTAGAGCTCCGCAGGCTCCAAGGATATCCACTACCCTATCGGGGCTTCCGATGTACAATGAAAATACGTTTTTAACGTACAGCCCTCATAGTATACCTTTCATTACATAAACTTATCGGACATGAAGAGCAAATTATTGCCAAAACAAATAATGTTTTTTTTCGTGTCCAATAAGAAGAAGAAATATATTATGTTTTAAATGGTTTATAAAACAAATTTCGCATTTATTAAAGAATATGTTACCAAATTAAAGCCATAAAAAGTAATATAAGTTAATATAAAGCTTTAAAATTTCATCAGAGGCAAGTATTTTTTTATACTCACTTACCTTTCTGCTTCTTGTAGCACGGCGCCAGGGGTAATAGCGCATGGTGACAAACATCCTCCTCAGAGGGCGGCGGGCAGCAAGATACTTTCACATAAAGCCCGCTCTAATAATTAAATTGCTGCCGCCGCGGTCACCTTCCGATCAGCCTCATAACGCCTTCTATGATGATAATATGAATTTAAAATTCGAAAGGTGAGATGAATGATAAAGAAAACTGGAATAAGGTTCGCGATGGCCATTCTTTTCGTGGCCGCCGCCGCGACCGCGATGTTCGCCGCTACGGCATGTGCCGCCGAAAACCCGTACGAACAGCAGATACTACAGGCAAGATATGATCAGGTAAGCGCCACGGTAAATTTTAATACGGCTGTCATGGGAGATGTAGTGGAACTGGTACCGCAGGCGGCCGGTCTTAACGAGCACATAGACCGGCTCAATTCCGACCTCAGCACTCTTTATACATACGTCGAGGCCTCGGATAAGGGGGGCTTTAACGGCTACTTACAGGACACAGTCCGTCCCGACCTTAATGCGGCAAATGACGCGTTGAAAGATGCCAGGAAGAACTTCAAGGACTGGAACGTCACACGCGATACCATTCAAGAGCTGAGGGACAGGTATGTGGAGCATAAAGCCGAGTTTGAGGCTCAGGTCAATAGTGCGAAACTTCAGCTTGGTAACATAAAGCTAGGCTACTATAATGATGTGATGGCGAAGACCGACGAGCGCATGTCAAAGCTCAACGAAAAGGGCGTAGACACGAACGGAATGATGTGCGTGAAGTCGGGCGCTATATCGAACGTGATCACACCTCTTCAGAATGCGGTAAGCTCGGGTGACGGCAATGCCGTAAAGAATGAGCTCAGGACCAGATGCATGTTCAATGGCGCACAGTACAGCTTCCACTATGCGGCGAAGATCGACCTGGAAGCCTTAAAAGCGATAACATCGGCCATAGCGGATAACGCAACTCAGGCAGGCTACGGGGACGAGATAGCCGAGGTCAACGCTAAGCTTTCTGCAGCAGAAAACACCCTGAACGAGGTAGGTACAAGCCCCTACACTGATGCCCAGAAAGAGCAAATATGGAATAACCTAAAAGATGCATCCGGGCTCATCAGGTCAATAATCCAGGGTATGAACGGTAACTGCCGGCAGGAGTAATTCCCCTACTCCTTTTTTGAGGTATAAGCGATGAAGAAAAAGATAATGGCAGTATTACTGGTTTTCGCAGTATTTTTTACACTGGGCTGTGCAGGGGTAAAAAACAATGATGACGCTCCGGCTTCGACCCCTGCGGCACCAACGGTGACTCCTGAGCCTGAAAATAACGATCCCGTCCCATCAGCGACACCTCAGGCATCCGGCAACCCTGTAGTAGGACCAACAGTAGAACCGGTACAGGAAACAGGCACATATCCGGCTTATTATGATCCATCTCTGGCAGATATAAGCCCGGGTGAGGATGATGAGTTTTTTGACGATATAGGGCTGCCGACGCCCGGCGCAGAATGACGGGGAAGGATTTTCTTCCCCGTTCATTTTTTTTATATTATGAAAATATGTCTACAGGCTCTGAAATCTGGCGCTTTGCGTATTCAACGATCTTATCGTCCCCGCCATATTCTTTGACTGTCTGTTCCACTTTCGCGTACCACTGGTTCGCCTTCTCCAGGTTTCCGAGCCTCCTGTGAATATCGCCAATAAGATAGACGAATATCGCTCTGCTCTCCTTTGAAGGCTCTTTTGCATCAAGGGCTTTCTCAAAATATTCGGCAGCTTTGCCCAGGAAGAATTTTTCCTTTTCCTTCTCGCCTCTTACCCTTTCGCACCAGGCTCCCATATGGTATATGCGGCCTAAAGACTGAGGCGACGCACCGCGCCATTCGGCGCAAAGCGCCGCAAGATAAAAATTACCATGGATATTGATCTTCTTATCCTTGACCTCGGGAGTGATATTCTCGCTTACCAGGTGCCTGAACTCAGTCGAAAAGTCCTGCGGCTGAAAATCGCCGTCGTATCCTGTATAGCCACAGTTCGTGCACGTATGTACAAAGTAACAGATAGGCTGTTTCCCGCTCGCCTCTCTATAAAAATCGGAGTGGAACCTGCCGAATGAGTTGGTGGACGTGATCAATTCTGTCTCGAACATATTTCCGCAAAGGGGGCACGTTAACCTGTAAGACTGTAAGGTGGTCATATCCGCTATATATCTTTTCTAATGGTTAAAAATATATTGACACTATATACGCCATACCCGGCCCATCAAGTGTTTTTTATTAATCGTTAAATATTAACATGAATATTCATTACCAATGGAATACTTTTTATAATATTAAGTAAAAAAGCATAAGATTACGGTGCAAAGCAGTGGATGAGCAGGATTTTAAGATATTGCGGCTATTATGCAGGGACTCAAGGATATCTTATGAAAAAATAGGCAGCGAGCTTGGAATCGCGCCCGAGGTCGCCATCAACCGGATATTCAGGATGCGTGACGTCGGAGTGATAAGCGAATACAGGCTCAACGTAAATCCATTGATGTTTGGCTTCAGGACAGCCATCATAAACGCCGAAGCATACCGCCCTTCATGCAAGCAAAAAGATATACGCGCTTTACGCCGGATGGACCGCGTCTCCACCATGATGGAATGCGCCGGAAGGTATTACTCCGTATCTATTCTCTACGGTGATGAAAAAGACCTCCGGGCGCAGGTAGACGCTGTAAGGGCAAAGATAAGCCCTTCGAAGGTCCTCAGCGTTTTAAGGCCAAGGGAGCCGTCGATCTCTTCTTTGAACCTCACAGGCCAGGACTGGCGCATAATAGAATACTTACTGGATGACCCAAGGGCATCCGAGGATAAGATGTCGAGGGACATGGGCATAAATGTCCGCACCATACAAAGGCGGCTGGAAAGAATGATCACCGGAGGCATAGTCTGCTCTACCGTGGTCGTACAGCCCAGGCTGTTCGAGGGCCTTATCTCGTATCGCTTTAATATTTTATTCAACGGCGCCGGAAAGGACGCTTACGCGGATGTCATCCCAAGCCTTAACAACTACTGGTACTCGCTGAGGCTCGATTCTCCCGAAGGCGTTATCGTCGACCTGTACCGGGAAAGCATCAGCGGCATCGAAGAGGACATCGCCATAGTTAAAGGCATAAGTAGCGTAAAAGATGTGACCTATACAGTTCCCACACGCGTCATCACCAATGACGTTTTAATAAGGCGAAAGGTCATCGAAGCCGTGTTCAATAAAGAGAACGTATAGAATACCTGAGCCTGTTTTACCCTCATAAAAAACGAATAGTGCGGGGTGCTGATCTTTATTTCTATTTTCTGATCACGATCGCAAAAAGATCCGACCTGTTTTCAGGAGGCGAGTGCGGCGTCCCTGTCGTTATTCTTTCCGTATCATATCCAAGTTCTTCGCAGACCGATATGCTGACATCAGGATAGTATTTTATCAGGCTATTAGCGATCATTTTAACATTAAAACCCGGATCAGCTATCAAGAATACGTTCCTACCCCTGCCCAGCTCTTCTATCGTATCATTTATTGCCTTTACATGGTCTTTTCCATGGGCGTTGATGATAATAGAATCTGTCATCCTTATCTTAAGACGCGCAAAAGCGACCTGCATGGATGATATCCCCGGAACGACCTCGCCATTGAGGGATCCAAGGCCTGCCAGCATCGGGTCTCCGGTGGAAAGCAGTATCGAGTCATCGGATATTTCCTTTAAATTCCCATAGTCCTCTATCTCGTGAACGTCGCAGTATTCCGGTATATAGTCTTTGATAAGTTCTATCGCTCTGCCCGATCCGTATATTGTTTTAGCGCACCTTATCTCGCAGAGAGCGGCCATCGTCAGCATTCCCGGCCCGCAGCCCACCCCGACGATCTTCATCCGCTGTCACCTATCACTTTACAGTCGCGGTCGATCAGGACGGTCCTGACGGACGGTATTCTCATCTTGAATGATCTCAGATTTTCATCTATTATGAAATGCCATTCAGGGGACGTGCTCATCTCCTCCACGGTATTGAAACCGTTCTCATCCAGGATCCGGGGATTTATGAACTTTAAGATCAACGCAGGAAGCCCGCATAGTATTATTTCGCCTTCCGCGCATTCCAGGGCATGTTTTATCCTGGTGCCCACCAGCACGGCTTCATGTTCCGGGAATATTCTTCTGGAGGCTCTAAGCCCGGTCCTGCCTGTAGTAATGACCACCTTATCGTGGCCTTTTAGCCTTTCTGCTATTGACTCCTCAGCGTGGTCGTCCCAGGGCTCGACAAGTCCGGTGGTGCCCGCCACTGATATGCCTCCCAAAATTCCGAGCTTATAGTTAAGGGTCTTGGTCGCTATCTCTTCTCCAGATGGAATGAACAGATACACTTCGACGCCATTTGCGCCAATTTCATTAACGGCATCCTCTATTGCCTTCATGATATACTCCATCGCTGCCGTGCTTATGGCCGGCGTTCCTCTGGCATATCTGGGAGTATCTCTAGAAAATCGTCCTATCCCTTTTCCCGCGTTGAGGGTTATCCCTCTTTTCGAAAATCTGGCGACAGCCCGAAACTCCGCACCTGAAGTCACATCGCCTTTGTAGTCACCGGAATATTTGTATGCCGAAGCACATCCCTTATTCGCATTTACCTTGACGCTTATTCTCCGCCCGCCCGGAAGATCGACGTCCACCGAAGCATTTTCTGACTTTAATGACATCACGGCTGCCTTACAGGCCGCCGCAGCCGTAGCGCCTGTACTGTATCCTCTTCTCAGTACGTCACCGGAAGATGTGAGGACGCAGAGGCCCGTCTTGACATCGTCCATGAGTTCGGGGCATTTACAGGCACATACCCATACATCAGGGTACTCAAAGTCCGTCACAGGGTCTCTTACCATTGCATGCCTCATGGTACATGACTATTATCTCATTGATCGATGCCACAGCTACAGGAGTGCCACCTCTAGTGCCCTCTGTGGATACTGATGGTACGTCGATCGAGCGCAGTATCTCTTTTGATTCAGCAGCGTTCACGAACCCGACAGGATGCCCGATCACAAGCGCAGGCCTGATCCCACGGCTTATCATATCGCAGACAGTCAACAGGGATGAGGGGGCGTTCCCAATGACCACGATAGAGCCTTCTATCTTATTCCCCAGCGATATGAAGCCTGCTGATGTCCTGGTGATGTCTCTTTCCGCGGCAAGCTCCCCGCCAAAGTCGAGCACGCACCTTATCTCGCTGTCGTGCAGCTTTTTCAGGATACCTGCTTGCACCATCCTGATGTCGGTGTATATCGGCGCTTTCTTTTCCAGTGCCTCAATCCCGGCGTTCACCGGATCGTTATTGAACCTTAACAGACCGGCCATCGCAAAATCTCCGACAGCCACTGAACAACGCTGCCTTATGCGGTCTTCCGCCCCCGAGTTCCCGACTATGCTCCTGGCGAGCGTCCTGCTCTTGCAAGATATTTCGTAAGCCTCCCCGGTCACGGCCCCCGGGTCAATATATGTATTTTCTGTGGTATCCTCTCGGTGTGATGATCCTCTCGGCATTTACCGACCTCCATATCCTGCTCTCTTCTCCTCCGACTATGACGATGGAATGCATGTCCACGGCTTCATCGTCCATGCTTATATCGCCAAGCTTTGTGATGATCAACTGCTCTCCGTCCCTGTAAGCATCCTTGACGATGCCCACCGGCGTGTCCGGGCTTAATTTTTTCAGTGCGATATCCATGGCAATGCCGAAATTATGCGGCCTTCCCCTGCTCTTCGGGTTATAGATAGCTACGGGGACTCCCATGGAGAATGCCAGTTCCAGCCTTTTCTCTATGACTTCCCATGGCGTCAGCAGGTTTGAGAGGCTGATAGTTACATGGTCCCCGGAAAGCGGCGATCCTAGTAAGGAAGCAGCGGCCGTGGCCGCGGTCACGCCCGGTATGACCTCCACGTTTGCCTCATAACCGGTCCTTTCAAGCATCTCCAGCACGATGCCTGCCATTCCGTAGACGCCGGGATCTCCGCCGCTCACGATTGATACGACTGCCGACTTTGACAGCTCTGCGGCCTTTTTTGCCCTGTCTATCTCCTCTCCCATCGTACTTTTAATGACCTCCTTGCCTTCCAGCAAAGGTTCCAGCATCTCAATGTATAGCGAATTACCTATGACATAATCGGACTCTTTTATCGCTCCGATGGCTGCCGGGGTCATATGATCTATATCGCCCGGCCCGGTGCCGACTATATACAGTCTCCCTTTATCTTGCGATAGCGATGGTGACTTTTCCATATGCTTTTTTCTCCATTATCAGGTCCTTCTTTTTCGACAGTGCCAGAGCACATGGCTCTGCGACCCCTAAAAGCCCCAGTCTTGTAGCTTTTGAGGCACTCTTTACGTTTTGCATGTTGATGGTATTATCATCCAGGAACACAAGGTTCCCTGACAGGATTTCCATAGCTTCGAGCAGGCCTTTCTCATATCGTTTCTTCACGGTCGTCGCGTAGGCCAGTACTTCGTCCTCACATATTCCCGCATCTTCCAGGCCATTCCTGATAGACGATACTACCTCTTCCGGCGAAACACCTTTTCTGCATCCGACACCGATCACATACTCTCCTTTTTTTACGAGTATGGAGACGCCCGGGCCTGCCATGACGATGCCGGGACTGTTGATCATATGCACCGGAACGTCCGAGTCCAGTATAGAGGCGTTGACGTATCTCGTGGAATCCTTGTTAAGTACCTCATATTCGTGTGCGGAAGCAATACCTTCTACAGAACTTTTTCCCGCGGTCTCGGTCGCTGTAGTTATCACCGGACAGATACCCATTCCTGAAAGCTTTTTAGCCAGGTCGTTCGCGCCATGATGACCGCCCGATACGGGCACGGAAAACCTCATGTCCGGACTTACCACGACTACCGCGGGGTCGACCCATTTATCCTTCAGCAGCGGCGCTATCTTTCTTACCGCTATTCCGGCTGACATCAACGCTACGATGCCCGTATACTTCTCGAACGCCCTGCAGAAAGCTTCCGGAGAATATTCAATATAGTCGGCTTCCAGGAACTTTACGATCTTTTCCGCGTTACCGGCGAACCTTTCCAGTGATATGACGACCGTATCGCTCATGAGTATAGCAGCGACCTTTCATAACTGCCCGACGGGTCCACTATCCCGCCGATGATTATCAAAGCCGTACGCTCTATACCCGCCTCTTTAGACTTCCTGCAAATGTCGGCCACTGTGCCCTTCACAATTTTTTGGTCAGGCCATGAAGCATGATATACTACGGCGACGGGAGTTTCCTTCGGGCATTCCAGCTTACTCATTACGTCTTCCATCTTCTCCGTGCCCAGAAAAATGACCATTGTCTTTCCGCATCTGGAAAATTCTCTTATGTTATCTTCTTTTAAAGTAGCGCCTGCCGGCCTTGTGATAATGACAGACTCAGAAACTCCCCTGAGAGTGAGCTGCGTTTGCAGTGCGGACGCGGCGGCGAACATCGAAGACACACCCGGAACGACTTCCACCTCAATGTCCTTACGCTTGAGTTCGGCTATCTGCTCTACTATGGCTCCGTATAGCGACGGGTCTCCGCTGTGCAGCCTGATCACTAGCTTTCCCGCCCTTGCATTAGACTCCATGGCCGATACCAGCTCTTCAAGGCTCATTCCCCAGCTGTCCATCTTTAACGGCGCCGGTGACATGTTCACGAGCTCCGGGTTCACCAGGGAGCCCGCATATATGAGGACATCCGCGCTCTTTAGGAGTTCCATTCCTTTGACCGTGATAAGCCCGGGGTCGCCCGGACCTGCGCCTACGAAATATATCTTTTCCATTTTAACGCCTCGCGTACATAATGCTGAAATAATCGCTCGACTCCGGCAGTTTGTCCCCGGAGTAGACCTTCTGGCCGTCCATGAATATCCTTTCGACAAGCATGAACTCCTTGAATCCTTCCTCTCTCAGTATTGCCGCGGTCTCCGCAGGCTTACGGACCTTCAGTATGATCTTCGAGTCAGGGTCGCCGCCATCGGTCACGATGAATCCTCCTGATACCGACACCCCGGCTATCGAAGCGAATGCCGTTATGGAACTGATGCCGGGCTCGGTCCTGTATTCAATGTCGGGGTATGAATCCTTCATGACCGCGCAAAGCCTCCAGAAGGTCGAATAGAAATTAGGGTCTCCTATCATCCCAAGGACAGCCAGGCCATTTCGACCGACAGGAGTTATCTTTTCAAGATTCTCTTCCATGCATTTCCTGATACGGTCCTCGTCCGATGTCATCGGGAAATCAAGTATCTCCGCCTCGCAATAGGGCGAGACAAGATCATAGGCCATCTTGCCGGGGACGAACACCTTATCCGCATCCTTCAGCAGCCTGACAGCGCGCAGCGTCAGCAACTCGGGGTTTCCCGGGCCGAGGCCAAGTCCTATCAGCATTATCGTCTTCCTCCTACTATGATGTAGACGGGGTCTATGGGCTTGAACATGAAGCCTCCCGCAATATCATATGACCTCGAGACCTGTACGTTGATCGCCTCTTTGAATATGCCCAGCCTCCGCATCGTATCCACCGCAGTCTTAAGGGTATCCGGCATGACTGCGTTGACGACTATGTTGCCTTTTACTTTAGCCGAAAGAAGCTCCAGTACTTTTTCAAGGTCTTTCGAACCGCCCACAAAAGCGCAGTCCAGACACTCTATAGGCCCCAGGAATTCCAGAGCGTTTCCCTTCAGGAACTCGATCCCGGCAGCGCCGGAAGATGCGGCCAGCGTTTTAGCATACTCTATAGCCTCGTCCCTGCGGTCTATAGCGTATACCTTATTCGCGAGCTTTGAAGCATCTATCGATACTTTTCCCGTGCCGCATCCTATATCGGCAAAAACGTCGCCTTTCTTAAGCCCTAGTTTATACAGCGATATGGCCATTATTTCGTCTTGAGTAGGTCCGCCCTTTAGTTTCATGGGATCACTTTATCAAATTATTTTGTTTTGATTAAACTTTAGTTTAATTAATTCATCAGGCCATTATATAGCTGTCGATACAACATTTTTTTAATATACTCCAAAAAATTTGTGTAAGAGCAAAAAATTTAAGAATGATATGGGACAATACTTAACAAAATTTTACTTAACTAAACTTTACTTTAATTGGAGGTATGAAATCTGCATATAATGGAGGGGTTCTTGCCCTTATTATGGGCGATAATGTGGTATGTCGTCTCTATCCCGTTCGTGCTTTACGGCATAATGGAGATAAAAAAGCTATTCAGGGAGCATCCGGAACAAAAAATGATACTGGCCGTCAGCGGAGCGTTCATTTTCGTACTGTCATCGTTAAAATTACCGTCAGTCACCGGCTCATCGTCGCAACCGACCGGGACCGGAGTCTCTTCGGTACTGTTCGGGCCTGCCATCACATCGGTCATGGCCACGATAGTGCTTATATTCCAGGCAATACTCTTAGCGCACGGCGGCATAACCACTCTCGGCGCCAACGTGTTCTCCATGGGCATCGCCGGACCTCTCATCGGCTGGCTAGCTTTCAAGGGAATGAGGAGCTTTAAGGCGGGCATGATCCCCAGCGTGTTTGTCGCTGCCGTGCTTGCAGACTGGGTCACTTATCTGGTGACATCAATACAGCTCGCTCTGGCATATCCGGGCGCTGACATCATATCGTCATTCACCGCTTTCGCGACAGTG is a window from the Methanooceanicella nereidis genome containing:
- a CDS encoding acetylserotonin O-methyltransferase; protein product: MLKIRDPVKIMDIELMPENIRELLKYRKLFEVVKLSVETGLYSHMDTPKTVSDLSEATGIEPGFLERLLKALGKFGYVQILKDGDKIAYVNTPVSDQYLNSDSLTYIGTKVFEDIETGTLLQNYIREGPATVTITNDFWSPELLEWIASMSLTGGVQSTVSVVDLSGRKKMLDIGGGHGLYSIFFTKKYPGLRSYVLDLPQVAELTKNYIAKFNAEGQVEAIPGDYHDLKTAEKYDVVLVSNVTSSLEDFKYLMSLSYELLEKGGLIVLRNYVSDLADDWSSLVALERFSRRGKDSFSSVQIMDALKGAGFATIKKLYSAEGILILQAEKP
- a CDS encoding DUF2225 domain-containing protein; this translates as MTTLQSYRLTCPLCGNMFETELITSTNSFGRFHSDFYREASGKQPICYFVHTCTNCGYTGYDGDFQPQDFSTEFRHLVSENITPEVKDKKINIHGNFYLAALCAEWRGASPQSLGRIYHMGAWCERVRGEKEKEKFFLGKAAEYFEKALDAKEPSKESRAIFVYLIGDIHRRLGNLEKANQWYAKVEQTVKEYGGDDKIVEYAKRQISEPVDIFS
- a CDS encoding AsnC family transcriptional regulator, with the protein product MDEQDFKILRLLCRDSRISYEKIGSELGIAPEVAINRIFRMRDVGVISEYRLNVNPLMFGFRTAIINAEAYRPSCKQKDIRALRRMDRVSTMMECAGRYYSVSILYGDEKDLRAQVDAVRAKISPSKVLSVLRPREPSISSLNLTGQDWRIIEYLLDDPRASEDKMSRDMGINVRTIQRRLERMITGGIVCSTVVVQPRLFEGLISYRFNILFNGAGKDAYADVIPSLNNYWYSLRLDSPEGVIVDLYRESISGIEEDIAIVKGISSVKDVTYTVPTRVITNDVLIRRKVIEAVFNKENV
- a CDS encoding cobalt-precorrin-7 (C(5))-methyltransferase, which produces MKIVGVGCGPGMLTMAALCEIRCAKTIYGSGRAIELIKDYIPEYCDVHEIEDYGNLKEISDDSILLSTGDPMLAGLGSLNGEVVPGISSMQVAFARLKIRMTDSIIINAHGKDHVKAINDTIEELGRGRNVFLIADPGFNVKMIANSLIKYYPDVSISVCEELGYDTERITTGTPHSPPENRSDLFAIVIRK
- a CDS encoding cobalt-precorrin-5B (C(1))-methyltransferase codes for the protein MVRDPVTDFEYPDVWVCACKCPELMDDVKTGLCVLTSSGDVLRRGYSTGATAAAACKAAVMSLKSENASVDVDLPGGRRISVKVNANKGCASAYKYSGDYKGDVTSGAEFRAVARFSKRGITLNAGKGIGRFSRDTPRYARGTPAISTAAMEYIMKAIEDAVNEIGANGVEVYLFIPSGEEIATKTLNYKLGILGGISVAGTTGLVEPWDDHAEESIAERLKGHDKVVITTGRTGLRASRRIFPEHEAVLVGTRIKHALECAEGEIILCGLPALILKFINPRILDENGFNTVEEMSTSPEWHFIIDENLRSFKMRIPSVRTVLIDRDCKVIGDSG
- a CDS encoding precorrin-8X methylmutase; the protein is MPRGSSHREDTTENTYIDPGAVTGEAYEISCKSRTLARSIVGNSGAEDRIRQRCSVAVGDFAMAGLLRFNNDPVNAGIEALEKKAPIYTDIRMVQAGILKKLHDSEIRCVLDFGGELAAERDITRTSAGFISLGNKIEGSIVVIGNAPSSLLTVCDMISRGIRPALVIGHPVGFVNAAESKEILRSIDVPSVSTEGTRGGTPVAVASINEIIVMYHEACNGKRPCDGL
- the cobJ gene encoding precorrin-3B C(17)-methyltransferase — protein: MEKSPSLSQDKGRLYIVGTGPGDIDHMTPAAIGAIKESDYVIGNSLYIEMLEPLLEGKEVIKSTMGEEIDRAKKAAELSKSAVVSIVSGGDPGVYGMAGIVLEMLERTGYEANVEVIPGVTAATAAASLLGSPLSGDHVTISLSNLLTPWEVIEKRLELAFSMGVPVAIYNPKSRGRPHNFGIAMDIALKKLSPDTPVGIVKDAYRDGEQLIITKLGDISMDDEAVDMHSIVIVGGEESRIWRSVNAERIITPRGYHRKYIY
- the cbiG gene encoding cobalt-precorrin 5A hydrolase, giving the protein MSDTVVISLERFAGNAEKIVKFLEADYIEYSPEAFCRAFEKYTGIVALMSAGIAVRKIAPLLKDKWVDPAVVVVSPDMRFSVPVSGGHHGANDLAKKLSGMGICPVITTATETAGKSSVEGIASAHEYEVLNKDSTRYVNASILDSDVPVHMINSPGIVMAGPGVSILVKKGEYVIGVGCRKGVSPEEVVSSIRNGLEDAGICEDEVLAYATTVKKRYEKGLLEAMEILSGNLVFLDDNTINMQNVKSASKATRLGLLGVAEPCALALSKKKDLIMEKKAYGKVTIAIAR
- the cobM gene encoding precorrin-4 C(11)-methyltransferase, with the protein product MEKIYFVGAGPGDPGLITVKGMELLKSADVLIYAGSLVNPELVNMSPAPLKMDSWGMSLEELVSAMESNARAGKLVIRLHSGDPSLYGAIVEQIAELKRKDIEVEVVPGVSSMFAAASALQTQLTLRGVSESVIITRPAGATLKEDNIREFSRCGKTMVIFLGTEKMEDVMSKLECPKETPVAVVYHASWPDQKIVKGTVADICRKSKEAGIERTALIIIGGIVDPSGSYERSLLYS
- a CDS encoding cobalt-factor II C(20)-methyltransferase; translated protein: MLIGLGLGPGNPELLTLRAVRLLKDADKVFVPGKMAYDLVSPYCEAEILDFPMTSDEDRIRKCMEENLEKITPVGRNGLAVLGMIGDPNFYSTFWRLCAVMKDSYPDIEYRTEPGISSITAFASIAGVSVSGGFIVTDGGDPDSKIILKVRKPAETAAILREEGFKEFMLVERIFMDGQKVYSGDKLPESSDYFSIMYARR
- a CDS encoding bifunctional cobalt-precorrin-7 (C(5))-methyltransferase/cobalt-precorrin-6B (C(15))-methyltransferase; the encoded protein is MKLKGGPTQDEIMAISLYKLGLKKGDVFADIGCGTGKVSIDASKLANKVYAIDRRDEAIEYAKTLAASSGAAGIEFLKGNALEFLGPIECLDCAFVGGSKDLEKVLELLSAKVKGNIVVNAVMPDTLKTAVDTMRRLGIFKEAINVQVSRSYDIAGGFMFKPIDPVYIIVGGRR
- a CDS encoding energy-coupling factor ABC transporter permease, with amino-acid sequence MHIMEGFLPLLWAIMWYVVSIPFVLYGIMEIKKLFREHPEQKMILAVSGAFIFVLSSLKLPSVTGSSSQPTGTGVSSVLFGPAITSVMATIVLIFQAILLAHGGITTLGANVFSMGIAGPLIGWLAFKGMRSFKAGMIPSVFVAAVLADWVTYLVTSIQLALAYPGADIISSFTAFATVFAVTQVPLAIGEGIIMAIFFDFLLSNRPKMIREILKEKIGKASSETPGVAQ